A region of Chloracidobacterium sp. DNA encodes the following proteins:
- a CDS encoding PhoH family protein, with amino-acid sequence MSNLRKLELPPQGLNTLFGVQDQNIKYLESLLDVSIGARGNELLIDGDERDIKTVEQILRDFGELFAEGNTFTDKELRDAFKQIAEDRAYSLKDHFLKARFNPSGKKQVAPKTANQRKYLDAIAANDLVFGIGVAGTGKSFLAVAMAVDALFKKQVSRIILTRPAVEAGERLGFLPGDLQDKVDPYLRPLYDALFDLVDAEKITKMLEKRIIEIAPLAFMRGRTLSDAFIILDEAQNTTAEQMKMFLTRIGFGSKAVVTGDRTQIDLPRGQKSGIKEAEHILANLEGIDFVYFTEKDVVRHKLVQMIVKAYEQHSENNEPGDH; translated from the coding sequence TTGAGCAATCTTCGAAAACTAGAACTTCCGCCTCAGGGCCTCAACACGCTTTTCGGCGTTCAGGACCAGAACATTAAATATCTCGAATCGCTGCTCGATGTAAGCATCGGCGCACGCGGCAATGAGCTGCTCATCGACGGCGACGAACGCGATATAAAGACCGTCGAGCAGATACTCCGCGATTTTGGCGAGCTGTTTGCCGAGGGCAATACGTTTACCGACAAAGAACTCCGCGACGCCTTCAAACAGATCGCCGAGGACCGCGCTTACAGCCTGAAAGATCATTTTTTAAAGGCAAGATTTAATCCGTCAGGCAAAAAGCAGGTCGCTCCAAAGACCGCGAATCAACGCAAATACCTCGACGCGATCGCCGCGAATGATCTTGTATTTGGTATTGGCGTCGCGGGAACCGGAAAGAGTTTTCTCGCCGTCGCGATGGCGGTCGATGCGTTGTTCAAGAAACAAGTCAGCCGCATCATCTTGACGCGTCCGGCGGTCGAGGCTGGTGAGAGGCTTGGGTTTCTTCCGGGCGATCTGCAGGATAAAGTTGATCCTTATCTGAGGCCGCTATACGATGCTCTGTTCGATCTCGTCGATGCGGAAAAGATCACAAAGATGCTCGAAAAACGCATCATCGAGATCGCCCCGCTCGCGTTCATGCGCGGCCGAACCTTGTCAGACGCATTCATCATCCTCGACGAAGCCCAAAACACCACCGCCGAGCAGATGAAGATGTTCCTAACGCGAATAGGCTTTGGCTCAAAAGCTGTCGTCACCGGCGACAGAACCCAGATCGACCTCCCGCGAGGCCAAAAAAGCGGCATCAAAGAAGCCGAACACATCCTCGCCAATCTGGAAGGCATTGATTTTGTCTATTTCACCGAAAAAGACGTTGTGAGACACAAACTCGTTCAAATGATCGTCAAGGCTTACGAACAACACTCGGAAAATAACGAACCCGGCGACCACTAA
- the ybeY gene encoding rRNA maturation RNase YbeY produces MIDIINLQRKVRFETGVFRKFSQLIAANVPEAADRRFSIAFVSDNRMKQLNHLFRGKNLTTDVLSFPHEPDEFDPDKTNLGNIVISAEQAQKQAAENGLTLEGEIKQLMLHGLLHLCGYDHETDKGEMNARELELRETLGI; encoded by the coding sequence ATGATCGATATCATCAATCTACAACGAAAGGTTAGATTCGAGACGGGTGTATTTCGCAAGTTCTCTCAATTGATTGCCGCAAATGTCCCAGAAGCGGCTGACCGGCGATTCTCGATCGCTTTTGTTTCCGACAATAGAATGAAACAGCTCAACCATCTGTTTCGAGGCAAAAATTTAACAACCGATGTTCTTTCGTTCCCCCACGAACCGGACGAATTTGATCCTGACAAAACTAATTTGGGCAATATTGTTATCTCAGCCGAACAAGCACAAAAACAAGCCGCCGAAAATGGACTGACTCTGGAAGGCGAAATCAAGCAGCTTATGCTCCACGGCCTGCTGCATCTTTGCGGCTACGATCATGAGACTGACAAGGGCGAAATGAATGCCCGTGAACTCGAACTGCGGGAAACTCTCGGAATCTGA
- a CDS encoding peroxiredoxin — MAIRLGDEAPDFTAETTQGTINFHEWLGDGWGVLFSHPKDFTPVCTTELGMAARLKPEFDKRNVKIMGLSVDPLDSHITWEKDIEETQGTAVNFPMIADADKKVSDLYDMIHPNASDTFTVRSVYVVGPDKKVKLMITYPASTGRNFDEVLRVIDSLQLTAKYSVATPVNWKDGDDCIIVPSVSDEDAKAKFPAGWTEVKPYLRITPQPNKVG, encoded by the coding sequence ATGGCAATACGGTTAGGCGACGAAGCGCCGGATTTCACGGCGGAGACGACGCAGGGCACGATCAATTTTCATGAATGGCTCGGCGACGGCTGGGGCGTTTTGTTCTCGCATCCAAAAGATTTTACGCCCGTCTGCACCACAGAACTCGGCATGGCCGCTCGGCTCAAACCCGAATTCGACAAACGCAACGTAAAGATCATGGGCCTAAGCGTTGACCCGCTCGATTCGCATATTACTTGGGAAAAAGACATCGAGGAAACGCAGGGCACTGCCGTGAATTTCCCGATGATCGCCGACGCCGACAAAAAGGTATCGGACCTCTACGATATGATCCACCCGAACGCCAGCGACACTTTCACAGTCCGCTCGGTCTATGTCGTCGGCCCGGACAAAAAGGTCAAGCTGATGATCACTTATCCGGCTTCGACGGGCAGAAATTTTGACGAAGTTTTGCGTGTGATAGATTCGCTGCAATTGACGGCAAAATACAGTGTTGCGACTCCGGTAAACTGGAAGGACGGCGATGACTGTATTATCGTCCCTTCAGTCTCAGACGAAGACGCCAAAGCAAAATTCCCTGCCGGCTGGACGGAGGTAAAGCCATATTTGCGAATCACTCCGCAGCCGAATAAGGTTGGCTAG
- a CDS encoding biotin/lipoyl-binding protein produces the protein MKFIAETDGNKHDVEIVREDGRVIASVDGRQYDLEASEPEDGVFLLKNEGAIFEAFVSPQANPADPVLVRVRDSVHEVRIIDPKRLRGAKGDDADASGKAEIKTAMPGKVVRILVTKGAEVKKGDGVMVVEAMKMQNEMKSPKDGTVTDIRVNEGDTVGAGDILMVVE, from the coding sequence ATGAAATTTATTGCAGAAACAGATGGCAATAAACACGACGTCGAGATCGTGCGGGAAGATGGCCGTGTCATTGCCAGTGTTGACGGGCGACAGTACGATCTCGAGGCTTCGGAACCGGAAGACGGCGTTTTCCTGTTAAAAAACGAAGGCGCAATCTTTGAGGCGTTTGTTTCACCGCAGGCGAATCCGGCCGATCCGGTTCTGGTGCGAGTCAGGGACAGTGTCCACGAGGTGAGGATCATAGATCCGAAACGGCTTCGCGGCGCCAAGGGCGACGATGCCGACGCCTCGGGGAAGGCCGAGATCAAGACCGCAATGCCCGGCAAGGTCGTTCGAATCCTCGTCACTAAAGGCGCCGAAGTAAAAAAAGGCGACGGCGTTATGGTAGTCGAAGCAATGAAAATGCAAAACGAAATGAAATCGCCCAAAGACGGAACCGTAACCGATATCCGCGTCAACGAAGGCGACACCGTCGGAGCAGGTGACATTCTAATGGTTGTGGAATAA
- a CDS encoding PIG-L family deacetylase translates to MIKKISVPIFIFLCVSVSLRLMTPAQVRPIYDRGATGLGQMLKRLNTTASALMIGAHPDDEDTALLTYLARGESARTAYLSLTRGDGGQNIIGPELGEALGVIRTEELLQARRLDGAEQYFTRAYDYGFSKTLEEAKSKWDEKVVLCDVVRVIRSFRPLVVISQFSGTSADGHGQHQYAGYISPLAVKAAADPSQCTDAGSPWTVKKFYVRHGFRATGEPQLKINTGKYDPLLGRSYFEIAMEARSQHKSQEQGVLELKGDQFSGLNLIESKVPKVEKEASVFDGLSTSIANIDDILGTANRATESDLIRAAELAEKAKTEFRPESTHDTITNLVNGLQAVRIAAEDKNRKPDSVFLLTKKIVEYSNALRIALGIEIDALVDKETVVPGNSVVLGIKVYFPQSPKLRITSMEVNAPTGWKGAKIDAPKENSTAFMRREIANDNIYFNVTVPLEEKATQPYWFSSPREGDLYRLPNPEHIALPFEPQALTAVIYAEVDRIHFVIEQPVQFRYADDIRGEIRRNVEVVPKVTLEMDQSMMIVPYSEKEQTRQVVMTVTNHSQKPVTGTASLNFDGAREWKYTAESKIFELKRTGEKSAITVDVTIPARTKAGSYRISGQAMIGEDVANITMKTIAYPHIQTHRYYRPAAVDVKVMDLKTTRSKVGYIVGSGDRVPEAIRQMGIDLEMVSERELASGNLSRFDVIVVGIRAYQVRPDIVANNQRLLDYARDGGTLIVQYQLPSYAQQNMMPFPAQMGPRVADENATVTILQPEHPIFNFPNKITDADFAGWVQERNLYNFSTMDAAYTPLLESHDAGEAENKGGLVIAKFGKGNYIYCNYSMFRQLPAGVPGAYRLFANLLMQEPAR, encoded by the coding sequence ATGATCAAGAAAATCTCAGTTCCTATTTTTATTTTTCTCTGCGTTTCCGTGTCTCTGCGGTTAATGACACCTGCGCAGGTGCGGCCGATCTATGACCGAGGGGCGACAGGGCTTGGTCAGATGCTTAAGCGGCTCAACACGACAGCAAGCGCTCTAATGATCGGCGCGCATCCGGATGACGAAGATACCGCGTTGCTCACATATCTTGCACGCGGCGAAAGTGCGCGAACTGCATATTTATCTCTAACACGCGGCGACGGCGGGCAGAATATCATCGGCCCGGAACTTGGCGAAGCTCTCGGTGTGATACGCACGGAAGAACTGCTGCAAGCAAGGCGGCTCGACGGAGCGGAGCAGTATTTTACGCGAGCATATGATTACGGCTTTTCGAAGACGCTCGAAGAGGCGAAGAGTAAGTGGGACGAAAAGGTCGTTCTTTGCGATGTAGTTCGCGTCATTCGAAGCTTCCGGCCCCTTGTCGTTATCTCACAATTCTCAGGAACATCCGCCGACGGCCACGGGCAACATCAGTACGCGGGTTATATATCACCGCTTGCCGTCAAAGCCGCCGCCGACCCATCGCAATGCACCGATGCTGGTTCACCCTGGACTGTGAAGAAGTTTTACGTCCGTCACGGTTTTCGAGCAACCGGCGAACCTCAGCTTAAGATCAATACCGGTAAATACGATCCTCTTCTCGGCCGCTCATATTTCGAGATCGCGATGGAAGCCCGCAGCCAGCACAAATCTCAGGAACAAGGTGTGTTAGAACTTAAGGGCGATCAGTTTTCGGGATTGAATTTGATCGAGAGTAAGGTGCCGAAGGTTGAAAAGGAAGCGAGCGTTTTCGACGGCCTAAGCACTTCTATTGCGAACATTGACGATATTTTGGGGACTGCGAACAGAGCAACAGAATCCGATTTAATACGGGCTGCCGAGTTAGCGGAAAAGGCTAAAACGGAATTCCGCCCTGAGTCAACTCATGATACGATCACGAATTTGGTGAACGGTCTGCAAGCGGTCAGAATCGCTGCAGAGGATAAAAATCGCAAGCCTGATAGTGTTTTTCTTTTAACGAAGAAGATTGTGGAATATTCAAATGCACTACGGATTGCATTGGGAATAGAAATCGATGCCCTTGTCGACAAGGAAACGGTCGTGCCCGGGAACAGCGTCGTACTGGGAATCAAAGTATATTTTCCTCAATCGCCCAAGCTAAGAATTACATCGATGGAGGTAAATGCGCCAACGGGATGGAAGGGCGCGAAGATAGATGCACCTAAAGAAAATAGTACTGCGTTTATGCGACGCGAGATTGCAAACGACAATATCTATTTCAATGTGACTGTGCCACTAGAGGAAAAGGCGACTCAACCATATTGGTTTTCATCGCCGAGAGAGGGTGATCTTTATAGATTGCCGAATCCAGAACATATCGCACTGCCGTTCGAGCCACAGGCTTTAACCGCAGTAATATACGCAGAGGTTGACCGCATACACTTTGTAATAGAACAGCCGGTTCAATTTCGATACGCCGATGACATCCGCGGTGAGATTCGGCGGAATGTTGAAGTTGTGCCGAAAGTGACGCTTGAGATGGATCAGTCGATGATGATCGTTCCATATTCGGAGAAGGAGCAGACGCGGCAGGTTGTGATGACGGTGACCAATCATTCGCAGAAGCCTGTTACGGGTACGGCGTCGTTGAATTTCGATGGGGCGCGTGAATGGAAATACACTGCGGAGTCAAAGATATTTGAACTCAAACGTACGGGCGAAAAGTCGGCGATCACGGTTGATGTGACGATTCCGGCGCGGACGAAGGCGGGAAGTTATAGGATCTCAGGTCAGGCGATGATTGGCGAGGATGTGGCGAATATAACGATGAAAACTATCGCGTATCCGCACATTCAGACGCATCGTTACTATCGGCCCGCGGCGGTTGATGTAAAGGTTATGGATCTCAAGACCACGCGGTCGAAGGTCGGGTATATTGTCGGCAGTGGTGACCGCGTGCCGGAAGCGATCAGGCAGATGGGAATTGACTTAGAGATGGTTTCGGAGCGCGAGCTTGCGAGCGGGAATCTATCACGGTTTGACGTGATCGTTGTAGGTATTCGTGCGTATCAGGTGCGTCCCGATATTGTAGCAAACAACCAGCGGCTTTTAGATTATGCGCGCGACGGCGGCACTTTGATCGTTCAGTATCAATTGCCTAGTTATGCGCAGCAAAATATGATGCCTTTTCCTGCGCAAATGGGACCGCGCGTGGCAGACGAGAATGCAACGGTCACTATCCTGCAGCCCGAGCATCCGATATTTAATTTTCCTAATAAGATCACGGACGCCGATTTTGCAGGTTGGGTTCAGGAGCGAAATCTTTATAATTTCAGCACGATGGATGCTGCTTACACTCCGCTGCTCGAATCGCATGACGCGGGCGAAGCTGAAAATAAAGGCGGACTTGTGATCGCAAAGTTTGGAAAAGGGAATTATATCTATTGCAACTACTCGATGTTCAGGCAATTGCCGGCGGGTGTTCCGGGGGCGTATCGGTTGTTTGCTAATCTGTTAATGCAGGAGCCTGCACGATAG
- the atpD gene encoding F0F1 ATP synthase subunit beta, with protein sequence MANEGSGQVGKVVQIIGPVIDVEFSDYLPPIYQALRVTSEGFDGEKIDVVAEVQQHLGEGRVRAVSMLPTDGMVRGMKVIDLGGPIMVPVGTATLGRVMNVIGDPVDELGPINTDNTSSIHRHAPSFDQQSTKLEMFETGIKVIDLVQPFLRGGKIGLFGGAGVGKTVLIMELINNVAIGSDGFSVFAGVGERTREGNDLLREMVESKVIKYGDAFNENMEKTGEFDLTKVDKAQIPGSKVSLVYGQMTEPPGARLRVALSGLTVAEYFRDQGNDVLFFVDNIFRFTQAGSEVSALLGRMPSAVGYQPTLASEMGEMQERITSTKTGAITSIQAVYVPADDYTDPAPATTFAHLDAVTALSRQIVELGIYPAVDPLASNSRILDPMIVGEDHYNTAQSVKKILQRYKDLQDIIAILGLDELSEDDKLTVARARKIQRFFSQPFFVGEQFTGLKGEYVKTEDTIKGFKEILEGKCDDMPEQSFYMVGTIEQAREKAKKMAAAA encoded by the coding sequence ATGGCTAATGAAGGAAGCGGACAGGTCGGCAAGGTTGTGCAGATCATCGGGCCGGTTATTGACGTAGAATTTTCGGATTATTTACCGCCTATCTATCAGGCTCTTCGCGTTACGAGCGAAGGTTTTGACGGCGAAAAGATCGATGTCGTCGCCGAAGTGCAGCAGCATTTAGGCGAAGGCCGCGTTCGTGCGGTTTCGATGCTGCCGACGGACGGAATGGTCCGCGGGATGAAGGTTATCGACCTTGGCGGCCCCATCATGGTGCCGGTTGGCACGGCGACTTTGGGACGCGTGATGAACGTTATCGGCGATCCGGTTGACGAGCTCGGCCCGATCAATACCGATAACACGTCTTCGATCCATCGCCACGCTCCGTCGTTCGACCAGCAATCGACGAAGCTCGAGATGTTCGAGACGGGCATTAAGGTCATCGACCTTGTGCAGCCGTTCCTTCGCGGCGGAAAGATCGGCCTCTTCGGCGGTGCCGGCGTGGGCAAAACAGTTTTGATCATGGAGTTGATCAACAACGTGGCGATCGGTTCGGACGGATTTTCGGTGTTTGCCGGCGTCGGCGAACGCACCCGTGAAGGCAACGACCTTCTCCGCGAAATGGTCGAGTCGAAAGTTATCAAATACGGCGATGCCTTTAACGAAAACATGGAAAAGACAGGCGAATTTGACCTAACAAAGGTTGATAAGGCCCAAATTCCGGGCTCAAAAGTGTCGCTTGTTTACGGACAGATGACCGAACCTCCAGGAGCACGTCTTCGTGTTGCTTTGTCAGGTTTGACGGTTGCTGAGTATTTCCGCGATCAGGGGAACGACGTGCTGTTCTTCGTCGATAACATTTTCAGATTTACTCAGGCAGGTTCCGAGGTGTCCGCACTTCTTGGACGTATGCCTTCCGCGGTGGGCTATCAGCCGACGCTCGCTTCGGAAATGGGCGAGATGCAGGAGCGTATTACTTCGACCAAGACAGGTGCTATTACTTCTATTCAGGCAGTTTATGTGCCTGCCGACGATTATACCGATCCGGCTCCGGCAACGACATTTGCTCACCTCGATGCTGTTACGGCTTTGTCACGACAGATCGTGGAGCTTGGAATTTATCCCGCCGTCGATCCGCTCGCGTCAAACTCGCGAATTCTCGACCCGATGATCGTTGGTGAAGATCATTACAATACAGCACAGTCGGTTAAGAAGATCCTCCAGCGTTACAAAGACTTGCAGGACATTATTGCGATTCTTGGCCTCGACGAACTTTCAGAAGACGACAAACTAACCGTCGCCCGTGCCCGTAAGATCCAGCGTTTCTTCTCGCAGCCGTTCTTTGTAGGCGAGCAGTTTACGGGGCTAAAAGGCGAATACGTTAAGACCGAAGACACGATCAAGGGCTTTAAAGAGATCCTCGAAGGCAAGTGCGACGACATGCCCGAACAGTCGTTCTACATGGTCGGCACGATCGAACAGGCAAGAGAGAAGGCAAAGAAAATGGCTGCCGCTGCGTAG
- a CDS encoding HlyC/CorC family transporter: MEIEIIIAVIILIALVFLATVDMAFSQLSDVALRRISSDEEIAEKMNSAQFLREIVENRLRFRFAISSTIQVLLICFTVLLTVIVGGYTQEKFRLLFFALLIGLGATVILRQIVPRLIVKENTEQKLLFLLPAIRPIYAITSFFAEPLAERRRERLQKFDSTITPDVSDEDDDNSDDFQALMEVGEAEGIIEEKERELIETMVEFSDTRAAEIMTPRTEICAIDINSTVKDARALIIEEKYSRLPVYRDSIDQIEGIIYVRDLLQSWADGKEDQPLSEMLRDAFFVPETITASELLKRFQQNHIQIAIVIDEYGGVAGLVTVEDIIEEIVGEIEDEDTGPEEIIEIIEGEDGYFDVLGSTEIDNIERLFDIDLEDEDYTTIAGMVVTDAGYVPKPGEKLFLRGLDIEILNADEKKIHQLRLRKMLEENTTERAEDE; encoded by the coding sequence ATGGAAATTGAAATAATCATTGCGGTTATTATCTTAATTGCATTGGTTTTTCTTGCGACGGTCGATATGGCGTTCTCGCAGCTTTCGGACGTCGCGCTACGCCGCATTTCCAGTGATGAAGAGATCGCGGAAAAAATGAACTCTGCACAGTTTTTGCGCGAGATCGTCGAAAATCGTCTGCGGTTTCGTTTTGCTATCTCGTCAACGATCCAGGTATTGCTGATCTGTTTCACGGTTCTCCTGACGGTTATCGTTGGCGGATATACCCAGGAAAAATTTCGATTACTGTTCTTTGCTCTGCTTATCGGGCTTGGGGCGACGGTTATTCTTCGTCAGATCGTACCGCGACTTATTGTCAAAGAAAACACCGAACAAAAACTCTTGTTTCTGCTGCCCGCGATCCGTCCGATCTACGCGATAACTTCTTTTTTCGCCGAACCTCTCGCCGAACGCCGCCGCGAACGCCTGCAGAAATTCGATTCGACAATTACTCCTGATGTTTCGGACGAAGACGATGATAATTCCGACGATTTCCAGGCGTTGATGGAGGTCGGTGAGGCGGAAGGCATTATCGAGGAAAAGGAACGCGAGCTGATCGAAACGATGGTCGAATTCAGCGACACGCGCGCGGCTGAGATCATGACTCCGCGGACCGAGATCTGCGCGATCGATATCAATTCGACGGTAAAGGATGCACGCGCTCTGATAATCGAGGAAAAGTATTCGCGGCTTCCGGTTTACCGCGACAGTATCGATCAGATCGAAGGCATTATTTACGTTCGCGATCTTCTTCAGTCTTGGGCAGATGGAAAAGAAGATCAGCCGCTCAGCGAAATGCTGCGGGACGCATTTTTTGTTCCCGAAACAATAACTGCGTCAGAACTGCTCAAACGTTTCCAGCAAAATCATATTCAGATCGCGATCGTGATCGACGAATACGGCGGCGTCGCCGGGCTTGTCACAGTCGAGGATATTATCGAAGAGATCGTCGGCGAGATCGAGGACGAAGACACAGGCCCGGAAGAGATCATCGAGATCATCGAAGGCGAAGACGGATATTTCGACGTGCTTGGCTCAACTGAGATCGACAATATCGAACGTCTTTTTGACATCGATCTCGAAGACGAAGATTACACAACCATCGCAGGCATGGTGGTAACCGACGCAGGTTATGTACCGAAACCTGGCGAAAAACTATTCTTGCGCGGACTCGACATCGAAATACTAAATGCCGACGAGAAAAAAATCCATCAGCTCAGGCTGCGGAAAATGCTGGAAGAAAACACAACGGAAAGGGCTGAGGACGAGTAA
- the zwf gene encoding glucose-6-phosphate dehydrogenase, translating to MTEHKKVADPCVMVIFGATGDLTKRKLFPALYNLAKDDFLPHSFAIIGVGRQEMTSEAYRKQMIEHLREFIPNGPDAKVLKWFEDRTYYTGGDFDDDKKLFGDLKELTGEVTAKHQIPDNFFYYLATPPNLFANVTQKIAKNGLGKEENGNWRRFIYEKPFGRDLESAKKLNADLLKTIKERQIYRIDHYLGKETVQNILVFRFGNSIFEPIWNRNFIDHVQITVAEKLGVELRGGYYDSAGALRDMIPNHILQLVTLTAMEPPVSFEADSVRDEQAKILQAIQPFSPEDVLHCAIRGQYGEGKIDNKKVPAYRSEQNVAPASKTETFAALKLKIDNWRWADVPFYIRTGKRMATRHSSIVIQFKKAPFMLFRETDVERLRTNRIVIHIQPDEGITLHFGAKIPGPIVNVGPVDMDFNYSEHFKESVSTGYERLLYDCMIGDATLFQRADMVEASWKIVAPVQDVWAALPARDFPNYDAGTWGPRESDELLEKDGRSWKNLAD from the coding sequence ATGACGGAACACAAAAAAGTTGCCGACCCTTGTGTGATGGTTATTTTCGGTGCGACCGGCGATTTGACCAAACGCAAGCTCTTTCCGGCGCTTTATAATCTTGCTAAGGACGATTTCCTGCCGCATTCGTTCGCGATCATAGGCGTCGGGCGTCAGGAAATGACTTCGGAGGCCTATCGCAAACAGATGATCGAACATCTGCGCGAATTTATTCCAAACGGCCCTGATGCAAAGGTGTTGAAGTGGTTCGAGGATCGCACATATTACACCGGCGGCGATTTTGATGATGACAAGAAACTCTTTGGCGACCTAAAAGAACTGACCGGCGAAGTTACGGCAAAACATCAGATACCTGACAACTTTTTTTATTACCTCGCCACGCCTCCAAATCTTTTCGCCAACGTAACACAAAAGATCGCGAAGAATGGTCTCGGCAAAGAAGAGAACGGCAATTGGCGAAGATTTATCTACGAAAAGCCGTTCGGCCGCGACCTTGAATCAGCAAAAAAACTTAACGCCGACCTTCTCAAAACTATTAAAGAGCGGCAGATATATCGCATCGATCATTATCTCGGCAAAGAGACGGTGCAGAATATTTTGGTTTTTCGCTTTGGCAACAGCATTTTCGAGCCGATCTGGAATCGAAACTTTATCGATCACGTTCAGATAACCGTTGCGGAAAAACTTGGCGTTGAGCTGCGTGGCGGATATTACGATTCGGCCGGCGCTTTGCGTGATATGATCCCAAATCATATTTTGCAGCTCGTCACGTTGACCGCGATGGAACCGCCGGTTTCGTTCGAAGCCGATTCGGTTCGTGATGAGCAGGCGAAGATATTACAGGCGATCCAACCTTTCTCGCCGGAGGACGTTTTGCATTGTGCGATTCGCGGACAATATGGCGAGGGCAAGATCGACAACAAAAAGGTTCCCGCCTATCGCAGCGAACAAAATGTCGCGCCGGCTTCAAAGACCGAAACTTTTGCCGCTCTAAAACTGAAGATCGACAACTGGCGCTGGGCAGATGTTCCTTTTTACATACGCACAGGAAAGCGAATGGCGACGCGGCATTCGAGCATCGTCATCCAATTTAAAAAAGCGCCGTTCATGTTGTTTCGCGAGACCGACGTCGAACGTCTTCGCACAAACCGCATCGTCATCCACATCCAGCCCGACGAAGGCATCACGCTGCATTTCGGGGCTAAAATTCCCGGCCCGATCGTAAACGTTGGCCCTGTGGATATGGACTTTAATTACAGCGAGCATTTTAAGGAAAGTGTCAGCACGGGCTACGAACGCCTGCTCTATGATTGCATGATCGGGGACGCGACGCTGTTCCAACGTGCTGACATGGTCGAGGCTAGTTGGAAGATCGTCGCTCCGGTTCAGGATGTTTGGGCGGCTTTGCCCGCACGCGATTTTCCAAATTACGACGCTGGAACTTGGGGTCCGCGAGAGTCGGACGAACTTCTGGAAAAGGACGGCCGCTCTTGGAAGAATTTAGCCGATTAG